In Kordia antarctica, the following proteins share a genomic window:
- the clpB gene encoding ATP-dependent chaperone ClpB, which yields MNFNNYTIKSQEAVQQAQQLTQTYGHQQIENEHLFKAIMEVDENVLPFLLKKLNVNVSLLEQILESTLNSFSKVTGANIVLSPETGKTLTNASIIAKDMNDEFVSTSHLVLAIFKSKSKIAQILKDQGVTEKGLKAAILELSKGERVTSANAEETYNSLNKYANNLNKLANDGKLDPVIGRDEEIRRVLQILSRRTKNNPILVGEPGVGKTAIAEGLAHRIIQGDVPENLKDKQIFSLDMGALIAGAKFKGEFEERLKAVIKEVTSADGDIVLFIDEIHTLVGAGGGQGAMDAANILKPALARGELRAIGATTLDEYQKYFEKDKALERRFQKIIVNEPDTESAISILRGIKEKYETHHKVRIKDEAIIAAVELSQRYITNRFLPDKAIDLIDEAASKLRMEINSKPENLDVLDRRIMQLEIEIEAIKREKDEVKLKSLNADLANIKDERNEIFAKWQTEKDIVDNVQATKEAIENYRAEAERAERDGDYGKVAELRYGKIKEAQVKLNTLQQEHATLEGTSLIKEEVTTEDIAEVVAKWTGIPVTKMLQSDREKLLQLEAELHKRVVGQEEAIVAVSDAVRRSRAGLQDANRPIGSFLFLGTTGVGKTELAKALASYLFDDESAMTRIDMSEYQESHSVSRLVGAPPGYVGYDEGGQLTEAVRRKPYSVVLLDEIEKAHPDTFNVLLQVLDEGRLTDNKGRVADFKNAIIIMTSNTGSHIIEEKFKAVKDIDTAMEAAKVEVLGLLKQTVRPEFLNRIDDIVLFTPLSQENIKEIVRLQLKNVTKMLAKQQITLDATEEAISYLAQKGYDPQFGARPVKRVIQRKVLNELSKEILAGKVTVDSIILLDEFDDELVFRNQTDLIVEA from the coding sequence ATGAATTTTAACAATTATACCATAAAATCACAGGAAGCCGTGCAACAAGCGCAGCAACTGACGCAAACATACGGACATCAGCAAATTGAAAATGAGCATCTTTTTAAAGCGATCATGGAAGTTGATGAGAATGTCTTGCCTTTTTTACTTAAAAAATTAAATGTAAATGTTTCTTTATTGGAACAAATACTAGAAAGTACGCTGAATAGTTTTTCAAAAGTGACTGGCGCAAACATTGTACTATCTCCGGAAACGGGAAAAACCTTGACAAACGCGAGCATTATTGCCAAAGATATGAATGATGAATTTGTTTCAACGTCGCATTTAGTTTTGGCAATATTCAAATCGAAAAGTAAAATTGCACAAATATTAAAAGATCAAGGAGTTACCGAAAAAGGACTCAAAGCTGCCATTTTAGAACTCAGCAAAGGCGAACGCGTCACATCTGCGAATGCGGAAGAAACGTATAATTCGTTGAACAAATACGCAAACAACTTGAATAAATTGGCGAACGACGGAAAACTCGATCCTGTAATTGGAAGAGATGAAGAAATCCGCAGAGTTTTGCAAATTCTTTCGCGTAGAACGAAAAATAATCCAATTTTGGTTGGTGAACCTGGCGTTGGTAAAACCGCTATTGCGGAAGGTTTAGCGCACAGAATCATACAAGGTGATGTTCCAGAAAATTTGAAAGACAAACAAATATTTTCGCTCGATATGGGCGCATTAATTGCAGGCGCAAAATTTAAAGGAGAATTCGAAGAACGTTTAAAAGCCGTTATCAAAGAAGTAACATCGGCTGATGGCGATATTGTTCTTTTTATTGATGAAATTCACACACTTGTTGGTGCTGGCGGCGGACAAGGCGCAATGGACGCAGCAAATATTCTAAAACCTGCGTTGGCACGTGGCGAACTCAGAGCAATTGGCGCAACGACATTGGACGAATATCAAAAATATTTTGAAAAAGACAAAGCTTTAGAACGTCGTTTTCAGAAAATTATAGTGAACGAACCTGATACGGAAAGTGCAATTTCTATTCTGAGAGGAATTAAAGAAAAATATGAAACACATCACAAAGTTCGAATCAAAGATGAAGCGATTATTGCGGCGGTTGAATTATCGCAACGTTATATAACGAATCGTTTCTTGCCAGATAAAGCAATTGATTTAATTGATGAAGCAGCTTCTAAATTGCGCATGGAAATCAATTCCAAGCCTGAAAATTTAGATGTTTTGGACAGAAGAATCATGCAATTGGAAATTGAAATTGAAGCGATAAAGCGTGAAAAAGATGAAGTCAAACTGAAATCATTAAATGCAGACTTAGCCAATATCAAAGATGAGCGCAATGAAATTTTCGCCAAATGGCAAACCGAAAAAGATATTGTAGATAACGTACAAGCAACGAAAGAAGCCATTGAGAATTATCGCGCGGAAGCGGAAAGAGCGGAACGTGACGGAGATTATGGAAAAGTTGCAGAATTACGTTACGGAAAGATAAAAGAAGCGCAAGTAAAGTTAAATACATTACAACAAGAACACGCAACATTAGAAGGAACTTCGTTAATTAAAGAAGAAGTTACCACCGAAGATATTGCGGAAGTTGTGGCAAAATGGACAGGAATTCCTGTAACCAAAATGTTGCAAAGCGATCGTGAAAAGTTATTACAATTAGAAGCTGAATTGCACAAACGTGTCGTTGGACAAGAAGAAGCAATTGTTGCCGTTTCGGATGCTGTTCGCAGAAGTCGCGCAGGATTGCAAGATGCTAATCGTCCAATAGGTTCGTTTCTATTTTTAGGAACAACTGGCGTTGGAAAAACCGAATTGGCAAAAGCACTTGCCTCCTATTTATTTGATGATGAAAGCGCGATGACGCGAATTGATATGAGCGAATACCAAGAATCGCATTCGGTAAGTAGATTGGTTGGCGCTCCTCCAGGATATGTTGGGTATGACGAAGGCGGACAATTGACGGAAGCTGTGCGTAGAAAACCATATTCGGTGGTTTTATTAGACGAAATTGAAAAAGCGCATCCTGATACCTTCAATGTTTTATTACAAGTGTTGGATGAAGGTCGTTTGACAGATAATAAAGGAAGAGTTGCCGATTTTAAAAATGCAATCATCATAATGACGTCAAATACGGGAAGTCATATTATTGAAGAAAAATTCAAAGCTGTAAAAGATATTGATACAGCAATGGAAGCCGCAAAAGTAGAAGTTTTAGGATTATTGAAACAAACGGTTCGCCCAGAATTTTTAAATCGGATTGATGATATTGTCTTGTTTACGCCACTTTCACAGGAAAACATTAAAGAAATTGTTCGTTTGCAATTGAAAAATGTAACGAAAATGTTAGCAAAACAGCAAATTACCTTAGATGCTACGGAAGAAGCAATTTCATATTTAGCACAAAAAGGATACGATCCGCAGTTTGGTGCGCGACCTGTAAAACGAGTGATTCAGCGAAAAGTGTTGAATGAACTTTCCAAAGAAATTCTCGCTGGAAAAGTCACCGTAGATAGTATTATTTTATTGGATGAATTTGATGATGAACTCGTTTTTAGAAATCAGACAGATTTGATTGTGGAAGCATAA
- a CDS encoding DinB family protein produces MNFELNNSIEILERTPLILESFLSNLSSNWIKNNEGENTWSPYDIIGHLIYGEKTDWIVRAKIIVSQSENKTFESFDRFAQFKENQNLQISDLIAKFKDLRKSNLQELKSLHITSDKLALKATHPELGEITLQQLISAWVVHDLGHIAQISRVMAKQYDSNVGSWKAYLGILNK; encoded by the coding sequence ATGAATTTCGAACTCAATAATTCAATTGAAATTTTAGAAAGAACGCCACTAATTTTAGAATCTTTTTTGAGTAATTTATCAAGCAATTGGATAAAAAATAATGAAGGCGAAAACACGTGGAGTCCATATGATATAATTGGACATTTAATTTATGGAGAAAAAACAGATTGGATTGTTAGAGCAAAAATAATAGTATCTCAATCTGAAAATAAAACGTTTGAATCTTTTGATCGTTTTGCTCAATTTAAAGAAAATCAAAACCTACAAATATCAGATTTAATTGCAAAGTTTAAAGACTTAAGAAAAAGCAATCTGCAAGAATTAAAATCTTTACACATTACAAGTGATAAACTTGCGCTTAAAGCAACGCATCCTGAACTCGGAGAAATAACACTTCAACAATTAATTTCGGCTTGGGTTGTACACGATTTAGGTCACATTGCGCAAATTTCAAGAGTTATGGCAAAACAATATGATTCTAATGTTGGATCTTGGAAAGCGTATTTAGGAATTTTAAATAAATAA
- a CDS encoding sulfite exporter TauE/SafE family protein: MCDPLIYVLLGLVVGYIGGFAGIGGGPFLVSFLVLYCGMSQLVAQGNVLTMMLGPMSLLGVMSLYEYVKKQWLNITIGVIAYCIFSYFGAVFAFYIGETDLKYYFAILLIMIALMQFASYLKKNAQTPYKEHVSPYLILILAACTGILGGMFGIGAGILMVPVLIGVFKLKKEYARALSLAILIPPVSYGAFIKYNVENPVDWQLVGILFGTYFVANFFGAKMGSKISGKSFTLIYGVLLLSIAVLYLV; this comes from the coding sequence ATGTGTGATCCACTTATTTATGTGCTTTTAGGACTTGTTGTTGGCTATATTGGCGGATTTGCAGGAATTGGCGGCGGACCATTTTTAGTCTCTTTTTTAGTATTGTATTGTGGAATGTCGCAATTGGTAGCGCAAGGAAATGTACTCACAATGATGTTAGGACCCATGAGTTTACTCGGTGTAATGTCATTATATGAATACGTAAAAAAACAATGGCTCAACATTACAATTGGTGTGATTGCGTATTGTATTTTCTCGTATTTTGGAGCTGTTTTTGCCTTTTATATTGGCGAAACAGATTTAAAATATTACTTCGCCATTTTATTGATTATGATTGCGTTGATGCAGTTTGCGTCGTATTTAAAGAAAAATGCGCAAACACCTTACAAGGAACATGTTTCTCCATATTTGATACTTATTTTGGCAGCTTGTACAGGAATTTTGGGCGGAATGTTCGGAATTGGCGCAGGCATATTAATGGTGCCAGTTCTAATTGGAGTTTTTAAACTGAAAAAAGAATATGCACGCGCTTTAAGTCTGGCAATTTTAATTCCACCAGTAAGTTACGGAGCATTTATAAAATACAACGTTGAAAATCCTGTCGATTGGCAATTGGTTGGAATTCTGTTTGGAACCTATTTTGTCGCCAACTTTTTTGGAGCAAAAATGGGAAGTAAAATATCAGGAAAATCGTTTACGTTGATTTATGGTGTACTTCTTCTTTCGATTGCTGTACTTTATTTGGTTTAA
- the smpB gene encoding SsrA-binding protein SmpB gives MQKNINIQNKRARFEYELLEKFTAGIVLSGTEIKSIRLSKASIAESFCEFSERGELFVINMYIEEYAFGTHYNHQPRSSRKLLLNKKELRSLHKSVKNAGLTIVPLRLFINEKGLAKISIALAKGKKIHDKRETMRDRDNKRDLDRVKKNFR, from the coding sequence ATGCAAAAAAACATCAACATACAAAATAAGAGGGCGCGCTTCGAATATGAACTCTTAGAGAAATTTACCGCAGGAATTGTGCTGTCTGGTACGGAGATTAAATCTATTCGTTTGAGCAAAGCTTCCATTGCCGAAAGTTTCTGTGAATTCAGTGAACGCGGCGAACTTTTTGTGATAAATATGTATATTGAAGAATACGCTTTTGGAACACATTACAATCACCAACCTCGTAGTTCTCGGAAATTATTATTGAATAAAAAAGAACTTCGAAGCTTGCATAAAAGTGTCAAAAATGCAGGATTAACAATAGTTCCGTTGCGTTTGTTTATCAATGAAAAAGGCTTGGCAAAAATATCTATTGCACTTGCAAAAGGTAAAAAGATTCATGACAAGCGTGAAACGATGAGAGATCGTGATAATAAACGAGACTTAGACCGTGTGAAGAAGAATTTCCGTTAG
- a CDS encoding TetR/AcrR family transcriptional regulator, which translates to MTRKAEKTAAFIIETVAPIFNKNGYAATSISDITKATGLTKGAIYGNFENKEQLAVAAFKFMVKSLMSEIVKHMNKSDSPIEKLLLISDFYRNYYLYTNKMGGCPILNVGVDANNQNSYLLEKVRIIIQRIQDQLATIIEDGIEIGEISTEVNAMNAAKRIDTMIQGAVFMTYTMDDDFYMKDMMNLVDKMINEELRV; encoded by the coding sequence ATGACACGCAAAGCTGAAAAAACCGCTGCCTTTATTATAGAAACTGTTGCGCCTATTTTTAACAAAAATGGATACGCAGCAACCAGCATTTCGGACATTACCAAAGCAACAGGCTTGACAAAAGGTGCGATTTACGGCAACTTTGAAAACAAAGAACAGTTGGCAGTTGCAGCGTTTAAATTCATGGTGAAAAGTTTGATGTCAGAAATTGTGAAACACATGAATAAAAGTGATTCGCCCATTGAAAAGCTATTATTAATCTCTGATTTTTATCGAAATTATTATTTATATACAAATAAAATGGGTGGTTGTCCTATTTTAAATGTTGGCGTGGACGCGAACAATCAAAATTCATATTTACTAGAAAAAGTACGTATTATTATTCAACGGATTCAAGATCAATTGGCAACAATTATTGAAGATGGAATTGAAATCGGAGAAATTTCTACGGAAGTAAACGCAATGAACGCCGCCAAACGCATTGACACGATGATTCAAGGTGCGGTTTTTATGACATATACTATGGATGATGATTTTTATATGAAAGACATGATGAATCTCGTTGATAAAATGATCAATGAAGAATTAAGAGTATAA
- a CDS encoding SixA phosphatase family protein, with translation MKKNILLVLSLFLVMNCFAQESEETENETETENETEVEVETSVYYLIRHAEKNRSDKKDKDPKLTKAGNNRAIYWAEVFKNVKFDAVYSTDYNRTRETAIPTAEANQLEITSYHPFKIDFKQFLADTEGETTLIVGHSNTTPDFVNRLLNEEEFEHIDDKNNGNLYIVTITGDSKTVQLLTLN, from the coding sequence ATGAAAAAAAACATCTTACTAGTATTAAGTTTATTCTTAGTCATGAATTGCTTTGCGCAAGAATCAGAAGAAACTGAAAACGAAACTGAAACTGAAAATGAAACCGAAGTTGAAGTTGAAACTTCTGTGTATTATTTAATTCGTCATGCAGAAAAAAATCGTAGTGACAAGAAAGATAAAGATCCTAAATTAACCAAAGCAGGAAACAATAGAGCAATATATTGGGCAGAAGTTTTTAAAAATGTAAAATTTGATGCGGTGTATTCTACAGATTACAACAGAACGCGAGAAACTGCTATTCCAACAGCTGAAGCGAACCAATTGGAAATAACATCGTACCATCCATTTAAAATTGATTTTAAACAATTTCTAGCGGATACCGAAGGAGAAACTACACTAATTGTCGGACATAGTAATACAACACCCGATTTTGTTAATAGATTATTGAACGAAGAAGAATTTGAACATATTGACGATAAGAACAATGGAAATCTATACATTGTAACGATTACAGGAGATTCTAAAACTGTACAATTGTTGACACTTAATTAG
- a CDS encoding acyl-CoA thioesterase, with protein sequence MEDLPKILESKSKIRFQDCDPLNHLNNSKYLDYLINAREDQLIDHYDLDIFETAKKTGTTWVVGSHQIAYVRPAFVMETVTIDSQLLYFNKKQLLVEIRMWNEHKTELKSIMWSSFIHFNILKGKAHEHNEKYINLFESVVLPVTETNFDERVKSLRLSTVS encoded by the coding sequence ATGGAAGATTTACCAAAAATTTTAGAAAGTAAAAGCAAAATACGATTTCAAGATTGCGATCCGCTAAATCACTTGAATAATAGCAAATATTTAGATTATTTGATTAATGCCAGAGAAGATCAATTGATTGATCATTACGATTTGGATATTTTTGAAACCGCCAAAAAAACTGGTACAACTTGGGTTGTTGGTTCGCATCAAATTGCGTATGTACGACCAGCGTTTGTAATGGAAACCGTAACAATTGATTCTCAATTACTTTACTTCAATAAAAAACAATTATTAGTAGAAATTCGTATGTGGAACGAACACAAAACAGAATTAAAATCGATCATGTGGAGTTCATTTATTCACTTTAACATCCTAAAAGGAAAAGCACATGAACACAACGAAAAATATATCAATTTGTTTGAGAGTGTAGTGTTGCCTGTTACAGAAACTAATTTTGACGAACGTGTTAAAAGTTTACGATTGTCAACGGTTTCGTGA
- the deoC gene encoding deoxyribose-phosphate aldolase has translation MNINRYIDHTLLKPTTTITDIEQLCKEAVEHNFFSVCVNSSHVKLAKKCVASNESVHVCSVIGFPLGAMSTEGKIAELLQAKEDGADEFDMVINIGWLKSGKENLIKEEIKQLKIAAGTKILKVIVETCYLSDEEKIKASKLAVEAGADFVKTSTGFGTGGATVEDISLMKNAVNGKAKLKASGGIRDYETAKKYIDLGVSRLGTSNGIAIVNGTASKNTY, from the coding sequence ATGAACATCAACAGATATATAGATCATACATTATTAAAACCAACAACTACAATTACTGATATTGAACAACTTTGTAAAGAAGCAGTTGAACATAATTTCTTTTCAGTTTGCGTAAATAGTTCGCATGTAAAATTGGCTAAAAAGTGTGTCGCTTCTAACGAATCTGTACACGTTTGTAGCGTAATTGGTTTTCCGCTTGGTGCGATGAGTACCGAAGGGAAAATTGCGGAGTTACTTCAAGCAAAAGAAGATGGCGCTGACGAATTTGATATGGTTATTAATATTGGCTGGCTGAAATCTGGCAAAGAAAATTTAATCAAAGAAGAAATTAAACAATTAAAAATAGCGGCTGGAACTAAAATTCTAAAAGTAATTGTTGAAACGTGTTATCTTTCGGATGAAGAAAAAATAAAAGCGTCCAAACTTGCCGTAGAAGCTGGCGCAGATTTTGTGAAAACGTCCACAGGATTTGGAACTGGCGGCGCAACAGTAGAAGATATTTCACTGATGAAAAATGCAGTAAACGGAAAAGCGAAATTGAAAGCTTCTGGCGGAATTAGAGATTACGAAACGGCTAAAAAATATATCGATTTAGGCGTTTCCCGATTAGGAACATCGAACGGAATTGCTATTGTAAACGGAACAGCATCAAAAAATACTTATTAA
- the mqo gene encoding malate dehydrogenase (quinone): protein MTSEKINVNTDYDLICVGGGIMSASLALLVKLIQPKLKVLILERLDAVALESSADWNNAGTGHSALCELNYTPENEDGSIDISKALKVCEQFEISKQFWSYLVQHNLLDNPKTFIQKTPHYSWVTGEENATYLKKRYKAMKAHFMFDTMEFTNDISKMAEWFPLIANDRSKDEVLAASKMERGTGVNFGNLTKKLFEILENEYSTKVQCNHDVLDIDPDDDVEWSVKVKNIITDEIQHLDAKHVFIGAGGGSLLLLQKVEIDEKDGYGGFPVSGEWLVCKNEEIIQQHLGKVYSKAGVGDPPMSTPHLDTRYINGKRELLFGPFAGFSPKFLKEGSNFDLFKSISFDNLPAMFGAFWHNLPLTKYLVEQVLMSHNDRMNDLRKFVKNAKNEDWEIMVAGQRVQIIKKDEFEGGILQFGTEVVHCKDGSITALLGASPGASTAVPIMLEVLEIAFPEEVHSDHGKKILAELVPFWKQELTKELFNEQLGISNEVLGLE from the coding sequence ATGACTTCTGAAAAGATAAATGTAAATACCGATTACGATCTTATTTGTGTTGGTGGCGGAATAATGAGTGCTTCTTTGGCATTATTGGTAAAGTTGATTCAACCGAAATTAAAAGTGCTGATTTTAGAACGATTGGATGCCGTTGCTTTAGAAAGTTCAGCCGATTGGAACAATGCAGGAACAGGACATTCCGCTTTATGCGAATTGAATTACACACCTGAAAATGAAGATGGTTCTATTGATATTAGCAAAGCGTTGAAAGTTTGCGAACAGTTTGAAATTTCAAAGCAATTTTGGTCGTATTTGGTTCAGCATAATTTGCTTGATAATCCAAAAACATTCATTCAAAAAACACCACATTATAGTTGGGTAACTGGCGAAGAAAACGCAACATATCTTAAAAAACGGTATAAAGCGATGAAAGCGCATTTTATGTTTGATACGATGGAATTCACTAATGATATTTCAAAAATGGCTGAATGGTTTCCACTAATTGCAAACGATAGAAGCAAAGATGAAGTCTTAGCCGCAAGCAAGATGGAACGTGGAACTGGCGTAAATTTTGGCAATTTAACCAAAAAGCTATTCGAAATACTTGAAAATGAATATAGTACAAAAGTACAATGCAATCACGATGTATTAGATATTGATCCAGATGATGATGTGGAATGGTCTGTAAAAGTGAAAAACATAATAACAGATGAAATTCAACATTTAGATGCGAAACATGTGTTTATTGGCGCTGGCGGCGGAAGTTTATTGCTACTACAAAAAGTGGAAATTGACGAAAAAGATGGTTATGGTGGTTTTCCTGTAAGTGGCGAATGGCTCGTTTGCAAGAATGAAGAAATCATTCAGCAACATTTAGGAAAAGTATATAGCAAAGCTGGAGTTGGCGATCCGCCAATGTCAACACCGCATTTGGATACGCGTTATATTAACGGAAAGCGTGAGTTGTTGTTTGGACCTTTTGCTGGGTTTAGTCCGAAGTTTTTGAAAGAAGGTTCTAATTTTGATTTATTCAAGTCGATTAGTTTTGACAATTTACCTGCGATGTTTGGCGCGTTTTGGCACAATTTACCTTTGACAAAGTATTTGGTAGAACAAGTTTTAATGTCGCACAATGATCGCATGAACGATTTGCGAAAGTTTGTAAAAAACGCCAAAAACGAAGATTGGGAAATTATGGTTGCGGGACAACGTGTTCAAATCATTAAAAAAGACGAATTTGAAGGTGGGATATTGCAATTCGGAACAGAAGTCGTTCATTGCAAAGATGGAAGTATTACGGCATTGTTAGGTGCATCGCCTGGCGCATCTACGGCAGTACCAATTATGTTAGAAGTCTTAGAAATTGCATTTCCAGAAGAAGTACATTCCGATCACGGAAAGAAAATTTTAGCTGAATTAGTTCCTTTTTGGAAACAGGAATTGACGAAGGAATTGTTTAATGAGCAGTTGGGAATTTCTAATGAGGTTTTGGGATTGGAGTAA
- the ytxJ gene encoding bacillithiol system redox-active protein YtxJ codes for MGIFNKLFSSSDASETPVPSKLKWTPLTNVDQLDTIVEESKTQPVAIFKHSTRCGISRMVIKQFEGSYDLEENQMKVYYLDLLNYRPISEEIAAKFQVWHESPQLIVLKNGISVAHASHSGINSIELEKFV; via the coding sequence ATGGGAATATTCAATAAATTATTCAGTAGTTCTGATGCTTCTGAAACTCCAGTGCCTTCAAAACTAAAATGGACGCCATTGACAAACGTTGATCAGTTGGACACTATTGTGGAAGAATCAAAAACGCAGCCAGTTGCTATTTTCAAACACAGTACGCGTTGCGGAATTAGTAGAATGGTCATAAAACAATTTGAAGGTTCGTATGATTTGGAGGAAAATCAGATGAAAGTTTATTATTTAGATTTGTTGAATTATCGTCCAATTTCAGAAGAAATCGCTGCAAAGTTCCAAGTATGGCACGAAAGTCCACAATTAATTGTACTTAAAAATGGAATTTCTGTTGCGCATGCTTCTCATAGTGGAATTAATTCTATAGAGTTAGAAAAGTTCGTATAA
- the deoD gene encoding purine-nucleoside phosphorylase, with product MSIHIEAKNGEIAPTVLLPGDPMRAKWIAETYFENPTLYNDVRGMFGYTGTYKGKLVSVQGTGMGAPSIGIYAHELIKKYDVQKLIRVGSAGSYQKEVNIRDIVIAMAASSNSSFNNLPFQGENFAPTAHAELFLAAINAANERNIPVKAGNILTSDIFYQEDADYYKKWAKYGVLCVEMETAALYTLAARFNVKALSLLTISDSLVTHETTTSEERAETFKEMIEIALAII from the coding sequence ATGAGCATACATATTGAAGCAAAAAATGGCGAAATTGCGCCTACGGTTTTATTACCTGGCGATCCAATGCGTGCCAAATGGATTGCAGAAACATACTTTGAAAACCCAACGTTATACAATGATGTTCGCGGAATGTTTGGCTACACAGGAACCTACAAAGGCAAACTAGTTTCCGTACAAGGAACTGGAATGGGCGCGCCATCTATTGGAATTTACGCGCACGAATTAATCAAAAAATATGATGTGCAAAAACTCATTCGTGTTGGAAGTGCTGGTTCGTATCAAAAAGAAGTAAACATTCGTGATATTGTGATTGCAATGGCGGCTTCATCAAACAGTAGTTTTAATAATTTACCTTTTCAGGGAGAAAATTTTGCTCCTACGGCTCATGCCGAATTGTTCTTAGCTGCGATAAATGCTGCCAACGAAAGAAACATTCCTGTAAAAGCTGGAAACATTTTAACGAGTGACATATTTTATCAAGAAGATGCTGATTATTATAAAAAATGGGCGAAATACGGCGTACTTTGCGTAGAAATGGAAACTGCAGCTTTATATACGTTAGCAGCGCGATTTAATGTAAAAGCACTATCTTTATTGACTATTTCTGATAGTTTGGTGACTCACGAAACTACAACATCGGAAGAACGAGCAGAAACTTTTAAAGAAATGATTGAAATTGCATTGGCGATTATTTAA
- a CDS encoding protein-L-isoaspartate(D-aspartate) O-methyltransferase: protein MKDTFKHKGMRNQLAQIVADKGITDENVLNGIRKIPRHLFMDSSFESHAYQDKAFPIGADQTISQPFTVAFQTQLLELASGAKILEIGTGSGYQTAMLLELGAKVYSIERQKELFKKTSLFLPKLGYRPKKLIFGDGYKGLPTEAPFDGIVVTAGAPFVPKPLLAQLKIGGKLVIPVGKNEQIMTLFVRTSEKEFTKKEFGEFRFVPMLENKN from the coding sequence ATGAAAGATACGTTTAAACATAAAGGAATGCGAAATCAGTTAGCACAAATCGTTGCTGACAAAGGAATTACAGACGAAAATGTACTGAATGGAATTCGAAAAATTCCGCGTCATTTGTTTATGGATTCTAGTTTTGAATCGCATGCGTATCAAGACAAAGCATTTCCTATTGGCGCCGATCAAACCATTTCGCAACCGTTTACTGTAGCGTTTCAAACTCAATTACTCGAACTGGCTTCTGGCGCAAAAATTCTAGAAATTGGTACAGGAAGTGGTTATCAAACAGCAATGTTGCTCGAATTAGGCGCAAAAGTATACAGTATTGAACGTCAAAAAGAATTGTTTAAAAAGACGAGTTTATTCTTGCCAAAGTTAGGCTACCGACCTAAAAAACTAATCTTTGGCGACGGTTACAAAGGATTGCCAACGGAAGCTCCTTTTGACGGAATTGTTGTCACGGCTGGTGCGCCATTTGTACCAAAACCATTATTAGCGCAATTAAAAATAGGAGGAAAGCTAGTGATTCCTGTTGGTAAAAATGAACAGATTATGACACTTTTTGTTCGAACTTCTGAAAAAGAATTTACTAAAAAAGAATTTGGAGAATTTCGCTTTGTGCCAATGTTGGAGAATAAGAATTAA